A region of Hippoglossus stenolepis isolate QCI-W04-F060 chromosome 7, HSTE1.2, whole genome shotgun sequence DNA encodes the following proteins:
- the pcdh18b gene encoding protocadherin-18b isoform X1 has protein sequence MCAQKMGAKMMQAKGNIFSPALLQLLLLVALTHGATGKTLKYKVYEEQKVGTVIARLREDVAGVLSKLPSSLTFRFRAMQRGSTPFLSVREEDGEISIGTKIDREKLCEKNLNCSIEFDVVTLPTEYLQLFHVEVEVLDINDNSPHFSRSIVPVEISESASVGTRIPLDGAVDADVGENALHTYSLTPNNFFKIEVRTRTDGAKYAELVVMRELDREVLSSYQLQLTASDNGVPPKSGSALVKISISDSNDNSPAFDEQAYIINLLENSPLGTLIIDLNATDPDEGTNGKIVYSFSSHIPPKILETFKINPENGQITLIKKVDYESTASYELDVQAQDMGPNSIPGLCKIVVKVVDVNDNKPEININLMTPGKEEVAYISEGAPVDTFIALVRVDDSDAGLNGEVICRLHGHGHFRLQKTYEKNYMILTNISLDREKRSEYSLTVIAEDRGSPSLSTIKHFTVQVLDENDNPPRFEKSHYEVFKSENNSPGAYLMTVVASDPDLGTNGQVTYTIIDALVQGSPISTYVTIDPSNGAIYALRSFDHEDVSRIAFTIQARDGGNPSLSTNTTVLLTVLDENDNPPIIHSPSLQNHTAELLVWKYASPGQLITALKVTDRDAGANGELSCAIVGGNEDMLFVMDARRCELRTNASLEQAPRDVMELKVEVQDRGTSRLSTGALLRLSLQETMDILPPLYPTGTSQGSLDLSLIVIISLGAVCALLLIVMVMFATTRCTREKKDPRHNYNCRVAENSYQNHPKKPARQIHKADITLVPTVNGTLPVRAHPRSPSASPAPERGTLGSRQSHHSRQSLNSLVTISSNHVPENFALELAHATPPVEQVSQLLSMLHQGQYQPRPSFRGNKYTRSYRYALNEMDKFSLKDSGRGDSEAGDSDYEPGRESPMDRLLGEGFTEIYAPDGQHRTHAAMRLCTEECRVLGHSDQCWMPPLASPASSSSDYRSNLYIPGEEARQVTDLSQEKTPQPCTDTVTARNQSFSTFGKDLGGEDGGEEEGGEDSRGDRDEDLCGTTSLLSEMSSVFQRLLPQGLDSFVQVNEKDKGTSLSGVGVPMTGSLDRRRGHLPGKPSPSVHQQGVAAWAANTHFQNPGSSIGPSGHHQGGSYHTLKPSTKLSSQSGNHKGSQAPKNSPQNSGHPCKPHSSPLLTALVSPTLMQHSPAPVPVQVPLPGPSSKWLPAMEEIPENYEEDDFDSVLSHLQGKRSDSRHELVDASELVAEINKLLQDVRQS, from the exons ATGTGCGCGCAGAAGATGGGAGCAAAAATGATGCAAGCAAAAGGAAATATTTTCTCTCCGGCACTACTCCAACTACTGCTTTTGGTCGCCCTTACGCACGGAGCCACTGGTAAGACTTTGAAATATAAAGTTTACGAGGAGCAGAAAGTAGGCACGGTTATTGCACGGTTAAGGGAGGATGTAGCCGGGGTTTTATCCAAACTCCCGAGTTCGTTGACCTTTCGGTTCCGCGCTATGCAACGAGGGAGCACGCCGTTCTTGTCTGTTCGGGAGGAGGACGGGGAGATCAGCATCGGCACCAAAATCGACCGCGAGAAGCTTTGTGAGAAAAACTTGAACTGCTCGATTGAATTCGATGTGGTCACGCTCCCGACGGAGTACCTGCAGCTGTTCCATGTGGAAGTGGAAGTGCTGGACATTAACGACAACTCCCCGCACTTCTCCCGCTCCATTGTCCCAGTCGAGATTTCCGAAAGCGCATCCGTGGGAACGCGAATCCCGTTGGACGGCGCAGTGGATGCAGATGTCGGAGAAAACGCTTTGCACACCTACTCACTGACACCCAATAACTTCTTTAAGATTGAGGTGAGAACCAGGACGGACGGGGCCAAGTACGCGGAGTTGGTGGTGATGAGGGAGCTGGACCGGGAGGTGCTGTCCAGCTACCAGCTCCAGCTCACAGCCTCGGATAACGGTGTACCCCCCAAATCTGGCTCCGCGTTGGTCAAGATCAGCATTTCTGACTCCAACGACAACAGCCCAGCCTTCGATGAGCAGGCTTACATCATCAATTTGCTGGAAAACTCTCCCCTTGGGACTCTAATCATCGATTTAAACGCCACAGACCCAGATGAGGGCACTAATGGGAAAATAGTCTACTCATTCAGCAGTCACATTCCACCAAAGATCCTGGAAACATTTAAGATAAACCCAGAAAATGGCCAAATTACTCTTATTAAAAAAGTGGACTATGAAAGCACCGCTTCCTATGAGCTAGATGTTCAGGCTCAGGACATGGGACCTAACTCCATCCCTGGACTTTGCAAAATTGTGGTGAAAGTGGTGGATGTAAATGACAACAAACCAGAGATTAACATCAACCTGATGACACCTGGTAAAGAGGAGGTTGCCTACATTTCAGAGGGGGCCCCTGTGGACACCTTCATAGCTCTGGTGCGTGTTGACGACAGTGATGCAGGCCTCAATGGTGAGGTTATTTGCAGGCTGCACGGCCACGGCCACTTCAGACTCCAGAAGACCTACGAGAAGAATTACATGATCCTCACTAACATCTCGTTGGACAGGGAGAAGAGGTCAGAGTACAGCCTGACTGTCATAGCTGAGGACAGGGGCTCTCCTAGTCTCTCCAccatcaaacattttactgttcaGGTGTTGGATGAAAATGACAATCCTCCACGTTTCGAGAAGAGCCACTATGAGGTCTTCAAATCAGAGAACAACTCACCAGGAGCATATCTGATGACTGTGGTGGCATCAGATCCAGATCTGGGCACCAATGGCCAGGTCACCTACACCATCATAGATGCCCTGGTCCAAGGGAGCCCTATCTCCACCTATGTCACCATTGATCCCTCCAATGGCGCCATCTATGCCTTACGCAGCTTTGACCATGAAGACGTCAGCCGAATCGCCTTCACTATTCAGGCACGTGATGGGGGAAACCCTTCACTGTCCACGAACACCACCGTCCTTCTAACTGTTTTGGATGAAAATGACAACCCCCCCATCATCCACTCCCCCTCCCTCCAGAATCACACCGCTGAGCTTCTGGTGTGGAAGTATGCATCACCGGGTCAGCTGATAACTGCGCTTAAAGTCACAGACCGTGATGCTGGTGCCAATGGAGAGCTGAGCTGCGCCATTGTTGGTGGCAATGAGGATATGCTGTTTGTGATGGATGCCCGGCGATGTGAGCTCAGAACCAATGCCAGCCTGGAACAGGCACCTCGGGATGTGATGGAGCTGAAGGTAGAAGTGCAAGACAGGGGCACCAGTCGGCTGTCCACAGGCGCCCTCCTCAGGCTCTCCCTGCAGGAGACCATGGACATCCTCCCCCCTCTCTACCCCACTGGCACCAGCCAAGGCTCACTGGATCTCTCCCTCATAGTCATCATCTCTCTAGGTGCTGTTTGTGCTCTACTACTCATCGTCATGGTGATGTTTGCCACCACCCGCTGCaccagagagaagaaagacCCCAGACATAACTACAACTGCCGTGTGGCAGAAAACAGCTACCAGAACCACCCCAAGAAGCCTGCCAGGCAGATCCACAAAGCAGACATCACCCTGGTCCCAACTGTCAATGGGACTCTGCCTGTCCGGGCACACCCACGCTCCCCGTCAGCCTCTCCAGCACCTGAGAGGGGCACCCTGGGTAGCAGGCAGAGCCATCATAGCCGCCAGTCCCTCAACAGCCTGGTCACCATCTCCTCCAACCATGTTCCAGAGAATTTTGCCCTGGAGCTGGCCCACGCCACACCTCCTGTAGAG CAAGTCTCACAGCTTCTGTCCATGCTCCATCAGGGTCAGTACCAGCCACGACCAAGCTTCAGAGGCAACAAATACACCAGGAGCTACAG ATATGCCTTGAATGAGATGGATAAGTTCAGTCTGAAGGACAGCGGTCGTGGAGACAGTGAGGCTGGGGACAGCGACTACGAGCCTGGCAGGGAGTCACCCATGGACAGGCTCCTTGGTGAGGGCTTTACTGAGATATATGCCCCTGATGGCCAGCACAGAACGCATGCAG CTATGAGGCTCTGCACAGAGGAGTGTCGTGTTCTGGGTCACTCAGATCAGTGCTGGATGCCCCCCTTGGCCTCACCAGCCTCATCATCCTCCGACTACCGGAGCAACCTCTATATCCCAGGGGAAGAAGCCCGCCAAGTAACTGACCTCTCGCAGGAAAAGACCCCACAGCCCTGCACAGACACTGTGACTGCCCGGAACCAGAGCTTCTCCACCTTCGGCAAGGACCTGGGCGGTGAGGacggtggagaggaggaggggggagaggacaGCAGGGGGGACAGAGATGAAGACCTGTGTGGGACCACCTCACTGTTGTCAGAGATGAGCAGCGTGTTCCAGAGGTTGCTACCCCAGGGTCTGGACTCCTTTGTCCAGGTCAACGAGAAAGACAAAGGGACAAGTCTGAGTGGTGTGGGTGTGCCTATGACTGGGTCTTTGGATCGCAGGAGGGGCCATCTGCCTGGCAAGCCCAGCCCCTCTGTTCACCAGCAAGGCGTGGCAGCCTGGGCTGCCAATACCCACTTCCAGAACCCGGGAAGCAGCATCGGTCCATCTGGCCATCACCAGGGTGGCAGCTACCACACCCTGAAACCCAGCACCAAGCTCAGCTCCCAGAGCGGCAACCACAAGGGCTCGCAGGCACCCAAAAACAGTCCTCAGAACAGCGGCCACCCCTGTAAACCCCACAGTAGCCCTCTGCTCACAGCACTGGTCAGTCCCACTCTGATGCAGCATTCCCCAGCCCCTGTGCCAGTACAAGTGCCGCTCCCCGGGCCCTCCTCCAAGTGGTTGCCTGCGATGGAGGAGATCCCAGAGAATTACGAGGAGGACGATTTTGACTCTGTGCTCAGCCACCTTCAGGGCAAACGCAGTGACAGCAGACATGAGCTGGTGGATGCCAGCGAGCTGGTGGCTGAAATCAACAAACTTTTGCAGGATGTACGGCAGAGCTAG
- the pcdh18b gene encoding protocadherin-18b isoform X2, with amino-acid sequence MCAQKMGAKMMQAKGNIFSPALLQLLLLVALTHGATGKTLKYKVYEEQKVGTVIARLREDVAGVLSKLPSSLTFRFRAMQRGSTPFLSVREEDGEISIGTKIDREKLCEKNLNCSIEFDVVTLPTEYLQLFHVEVEVLDINDNSPHFSRSIVPVEISESASVGTRIPLDGAVDADVGENALHTYSLTPNNFFKIEVRTRTDGAKYAELVVMRELDREVLSSYQLQLTASDNGVPPKSGSALVKISISDSNDNSPAFDEQAYIINLLENSPLGTLIIDLNATDPDEGTNGKIVYSFSSHIPPKILETFKINPENGQITLIKKVDYESTASYELDVQAQDMGPNSIPGLCKIVVKVVDVNDNKPEININLMTPGKEEVAYISEGAPVDTFIALVRVDDSDAGLNGEVICRLHGHGHFRLQKTYEKNYMILTNISLDREKRSEYSLTVIAEDRGSPSLSTIKHFTVQVLDENDNPPRFEKSHYEVFKSENNSPGAYLMTVVASDPDLGTNGQVTYTIIDALVQGSPISTYVTIDPSNGAIYALRSFDHEDVSRIAFTIQARDGGNPSLSTNTTVLLTVLDENDNPPIIHSPSLQNHTAELLVWKYASPGQLITALKVTDRDAGANGELSCAIVGGNEDMLFVMDARRCELRTNASLEQAPRDVMELKVEVQDRGTSRLSTGALLRLSLQETMDILPPLYPTGTSQGSLDLSLIVIISLGAVCALLLIVMVMFATTRCTREKKDPRHNYNCRVAENSYQNHPKKPARQIHKADITLVPTVNGTLPVRAHPRSPSASPAPERGTLGSRQSHHSRQSLNSLVTISSNHVPENFALELAHATPPVEGQYQPRPSFRGNKYTRSYRYALNEMDKFSLKDSGRGDSEAGDSDYEPGRESPMDRLLGEGFTEIYAPDGQHRTHAAMRLCTEECRVLGHSDQCWMPPLASPASSSSDYRSNLYIPGEEARQVTDLSQEKTPQPCTDTVTARNQSFSTFGKDLGGEDGGEEEGGEDSRGDRDEDLCGTTSLLSEMSSVFQRLLPQGLDSFVQVNEKDKGTSLSGVGVPMTGSLDRRRGHLPGKPSPSVHQQGVAAWAANTHFQNPGSSIGPSGHHQGGSYHTLKPSTKLSSQSGNHKGSQAPKNSPQNSGHPCKPHSSPLLTALVSPTLMQHSPAPVPVQVPLPGPSSKWLPAMEEIPENYEEDDFDSVLSHLQGKRSDSRHELVDASELVAEINKLLQDVRQS; translated from the exons ATGTGCGCGCAGAAGATGGGAGCAAAAATGATGCAAGCAAAAGGAAATATTTTCTCTCCGGCACTACTCCAACTACTGCTTTTGGTCGCCCTTACGCACGGAGCCACTGGTAAGACTTTGAAATATAAAGTTTACGAGGAGCAGAAAGTAGGCACGGTTATTGCACGGTTAAGGGAGGATGTAGCCGGGGTTTTATCCAAACTCCCGAGTTCGTTGACCTTTCGGTTCCGCGCTATGCAACGAGGGAGCACGCCGTTCTTGTCTGTTCGGGAGGAGGACGGGGAGATCAGCATCGGCACCAAAATCGACCGCGAGAAGCTTTGTGAGAAAAACTTGAACTGCTCGATTGAATTCGATGTGGTCACGCTCCCGACGGAGTACCTGCAGCTGTTCCATGTGGAAGTGGAAGTGCTGGACATTAACGACAACTCCCCGCACTTCTCCCGCTCCATTGTCCCAGTCGAGATTTCCGAAAGCGCATCCGTGGGAACGCGAATCCCGTTGGACGGCGCAGTGGATGCAGATGTCGGAGAAAACGCTTTGCACACCTACTCACTGACACCCAATAACTTCTTTAAGATTGAGGTGAGAACCAGGACGGACGGGGCCAAGTACGCGGAGTTGGTGGTGATGAGGGAGCTGGACCGGGAGGTGCTGTCCAGCTACCAGCTCCAGCTCACAGCCTCGGATAACGGTGTACCCCCCAAATCTGGCTCCGCGTTGGTCAAGATCAGCATTTCTGACTCCAACGACAACAGCCCAGCCTTCGATGAGCAGGCTTACATCATCAATTTGCTGGAAAACTCTCCCCTTGGGACTCTAATCATCGATTTAAACGCCACAGACCCAGATGAGGGCACTAATGGGAAAATAGTCTACTCATTCAGCAGTCACATTCCACCAAAGATCCTGGAAACATTTAAGATAAACCCAGAAAATGGCCAAATTACTCTTATTAAAAAAGTGGACTATGAAAGCACCGCTTCCTATGAGCTAGATGTTCAGGCTCAGGACATGGGACCTAACTCCATCCCTGGACTTTGCAAAATTGTGGTGAAAGTGGTGGATGTAAATGACAACAAACCAGAGATTAACATCAACCTGATGACACCTGGTAAAGAGGAGGTTGCCTACATTTCAGAGGGGGCCCCTGTGGACACCTTCATAGCTCTGGTGCGTGTTGACGACAGTGATGCAGGCCTCAATGGTGAGGTTATTTGCAGGCTGCACGGCCACGGCCACTTCAGACTCCAGAAGACCTACGAGAAGAATTACATGATCCTCACTAACATCTCGTTGGACAGGGAGAAGAGGTCAGAGTACAGCCTGACTGTCATAGCTGAGGACAGGGGCTCTCCTAGTCTCTCCAccatcaaacattttactgttcaGGTGTTGGATGAAAATGACAATCCTCCACGTTTCGAGAAGAGCCACTATGAGGTCTTCAAATCAGAGAACAACTCACCAGGAGCATATCTGATGACTGTGGTGGCATCAGATCCAGATCTGGGCACCAATGGCCAGGTCACCTACACCATCATAGATGCCCTGGTCCAAGGGAGCCCTATCTCCACCTATGTCACCATTGATCCCTCCAATGGCGCCATCTATGCCTTACGCAGCTTTGACCATGAAGACGTCAGCCGAATCGCCTTCACTATTCAGGCACGTGATGGGGGAAACCCTTCACTGTCCACGAACACCACCGTCCTTCTAACTGTTTTGGATGAAAATGACAACCCCCCCATCATCCACTCCCCCTCCCTCCAGAATCACACCGCTGAGCTTCTGGTGTGGAAGTATGCATCACCGGGTCAGCTGATAACTGCGCTTAAAGTCACAGACCGTGATGCTGGTGCCAATGGAGAGCTGAGCTGCGCCATTGTTGGTGGCAATGAGGATATGCTGTTTGTGATGGATGCCCGGCGATGTGAGCTCAGAACCAATGCCAGCCTGGAACAGGCACCTCGGGATGTGATGGAGCTGAAGGTAGAAGTGCAAGACAGGGGCACCAGTCGGCTGTCCACAGGCGCCCTCCTCAGGCTCTCCCTGCAGGAGACCATGGACATCCTCCCCCCTCTCTACCCCACTGGCACCAGCCAAGGCTCACTGGATCTCTCCCTCATAGTCATCATCTCTCTAGGTGCTGTTTGTGCTCTACTACTCATCGTCATGGTGATGTTTGCCACCACCCGCTGCaccagagagaagaaagacCCCAGACATAACTACAACTGCCGTGTGGCAGAAAACAGCTACCAGAACCACCCCAAGAAGCCTGCCAGGCAGATCCACAAAGCAGACATCACCCTGGTCCCAACTGTCAATGGGACTCTGCCTGTCCGGGCACACCCACGCTCCCCGTCAGCCTCTCCAGCACCTGAGAGGGGCACCCTGGGTAGCAGGCAGAGCCATCATAGCCGCCAGTCCCTCAACAGCCTGGTCACCATCTCCTCCAACCATGTTCCAGAGAATTTTGCCCTGGAGCTGGCCCACGCCACACCTCCTGTAGAG GGTCAGTACCAGCCACGACCAAGCTTCAGAGGCAACAAATACACCAGGAGCTACAG ATATGCCTTGAATGAGATGGATAAGTTCAGTCTGAAGGACAGCGGTCGTGGAGACAGTGAGGCTGGGGACAGCGACTACGAGCCTGGCAGGGAGTCACCCATGGACAGGCTCCTTGGTGAGGGCTTTACTGAGATATATGCCCCTGATGGCCAGCACAGAACGCATGCAG CTATGAGGCTCTGCACAGAGGAGTGTCGTGTTCTGGGTCACTCAGATCAGTGCTGGATGCCCCCCTTGGCCTCACCAGCCTCATCATCCTCCGACTACCGGAGCAACCTCTATATCCCAGGGGAAGAAGCCCGCCAAGTAACTGACCTCTCGCAGGAAAAGACCCCACAGCCCTGCACAGACACTGTGACTGCCCGGAACCAGAGCTTCTCCACCTTCGGCAAGGACCTGGGCGGTGAGGacggtggagaggaggaggggggagaggacaGCAGGGGGGACAGAGATGAAGACCTGTGTGGGACCACCTCACTGTTGTCAGAGATGAGCAGCGTGTTCCAGAGGTTGCTACCCCAGGGTCTGGACTCCTTTGTCCAGGTCAACGAGAAAGACAAAGGGACAAGTCTGAGTGGTGTGGGTGTGCCTATGACTGGGTCTTTGGATCGCAGGAGGGGCCATCTGCCTGGCAAGCCCAGCCCCTCTGTTCACCAGCAAGGCGTGGCAGCCTGGGCTGCCAATACCCACTTCCAGAACCCGGGAAGCAGCATCGGTCCATCTGGCCATCACCAGGGTGGCAGCTACCACACCCTGAAACCCAGCACCAAGCTCAGCTCCCAGAGCGGCAACCACAAGGGCTCGCAGGCACCCAAAAACAGTCCTCAGAACAGCGGCCACCCCTGTAAACCCCACAGTAGCCCTCTGCTCACAGCACTGGTCAGTCCCACTCTGATGCAGCATTCCCCAGCCCCTGTGCCAGTACAAGTGCCGCTCCCCGGGCCCTCCTCCAAGTGGTTGCCTGCGATGGAGGAGATCCCAGAGAATTACGAGGAGGACGATTTTGACTCTGTGCTCAGCCACCTTCAGGGCAAACGCAGTGACAGCAGACATGAGCTGGTGGATGCCAGCGAGCTGGTGGCTGAAATCAACAAACTTTTGCAGGATGTACGGCAGAGCTAG
- the pcdh18b gene encoding protocadherin-18b isoform X3 codes for MCAQKMGAKMMQAKGNIFSPALLQLLLLVALTHGATGKTLKYKVYEEQKVGTVIARLREDVAGVLSKLPSSLTFRFRAMQRGSTPFLSVREEDGEISIGTKIDREKLCEKNLNCSIEFDVVTLPTEYLQLFHVEVEVLDINDNSPHFSRSIVPVEISESASVGTRIPLDGAVDADVGENALHTYSLTPNNFFKIEVRTRTDGAKYAELVVMRELDREVLSSYQLQLTASDNGVPPKSGSALVKISISDSNDNSPAFDEQAYIINLLENSPLGTLIIDLNATDPDEGTNGKIVYSFSSHIPPKILETFKINPENGQITLIKKVDYESTASYELDVQAQDMGPNSIPGLCKIVVKVVDVNDNKPEININLMTPGKEEVAYISEGAPVDTFIALVRVDDSDAGLNGEVICRLHGHGHFRLQKTYEKNYMILTNISLDREKRSEYSLTVIAEDRGSPSLSTIKHFTVQVLDENDNPPRFEKSHYEVFKSENNSPGAYLMTVVASDPDLGTNGQVTYTIIDALVQGSPISTYVTIDPSNGAIYALRSFDHEDVSRIAFTIQARDGGNPSLSTNTTVLLTVLDENDNPPIIHSPSLQNHTAELLVWKYASPGQLITALKVTDRDAGANGELSCAIVGGNEDMLFVMDARRCELRTNASLEQAPRDVMELKVEVQDRGTSRLSTGALLRLSLQETMDILPPLYPTGTSQGSLDLSLIVIISLGAVCALLLIVMVMFATTRCTREKKDPRHNYNCRVAENSYQNHPKKPARQIHKADITLVPTVNGTLPVRAHPRSPSASPAPERGTLGSRQSHHSRQSLNSLVTISSNHVPENFALELAHATPPVEQVSQLLSMLHQGQYQPRPSFRGNKYTRSYRYALNEMDKFSLKDSGRGDSEAGDSDYEPGRESPMDRLLAMRLCTEECRVLGHSDQCWMPPLASPASSSSDYRSNLYIPGEEARQVTDLSQEKTPQPCTDTVTARNQSFSTFGKDLGGEDGGEEEGGEDSRGDRDEDLCGTTSLLSEMSSVFQRLLPQGLDSFVQVNEKDKGTSLSGVGVPMTGSLDRRRGHLPGKPSPSVHQQGVAAWAANTHFQNPGSSIGPSGHHQGGSYHTLKPSTKLSSQSGNHKGSQAPKNSPQNSGHPCKPHSSPLLTALVSPTLMQHSPAPVPVQVPLPGPSSKWLPAMEEIPENYEEDDFDSVLSHLQGKRSDSRHELVDASELVAEINKLLQDVRQS; via the exons ATGTGCGCGCAGAAGATGGGAGCAAAAATGATGCAAGCAAAAGGAAATATTTTCTCTCCGGCACTACTCCAACTACTGCTTTTGGTCGCCCTTACGCACGGAGCCACTGGTAAGACTTTGAAATATAAAGTTTACGAGGAGCAGAAAGTAGGCACGGTTATTGCACGGTTAAGGGAGGATGTAGCCGGGGTTTTATCCAAACTCCCGAGTTCGTTGACCTTTCGGTTCCGCGCTATGCAACGAGGGAGCACGCCGTTCTTGTCTGTTCGGGAGGAGGACGGGGAGATCAGCATCGGCACCAAAATCGACCGCGAGAAGCTTTGTGAGAAAAACTTGAACTGCTCGATTGAATTCGATGTGGTCACGCTCCCGACGGAGTACCTGCAGCTGTTCCATGTGGAAGTGGAAGTGCTGGACATTAACGACAACTCCCCGCACTTCTCCCGCTCCATTGTCCCAGTCGAGATTTCCGAAAGCGCATCCGTGGGAACGCGAATCCCGTTGGACGGCGCAGTGGATGCAGATGTCGGAGAAAACGCTTTGCACACCTACTCACTGACACCCAATAACTTCTTTAAGATTGAGGTGAGAACCAGGACGGACGGGGCCAAGTACGCGGAGTTGGTGGTGATGAGGGAGCTGGACCGGGAGGTGCTGTCCAGCTACCAGCTCCAGCTCACAGCCTCGGATAACGGTGTACCCCCCAAATCTGGCTCCGCGTTGGTCAAGATCAGCATTTCTGACTCCAACGACAACAGCCCAGCCTTCGATGAGCAGGCTTACATCATCAATTTGCTGGAAAACTCTCCCCTTGGGACTCTAATCATCGATTTAAACGCCACAGACCCAGATGAGGGCACTAATGGGAAAATAGTCTACTCATTCAGCAGTCACATTCCACCAAAGATCCTGGAAACATTTAAGATAAACCCAGAAAATGGCCAAATTACTCTTATTAAAAAAGTGGACTATGAAAGCACCGCTTCCTATGAGCTAGATGTTCAGGCTCAGGACATGGGACCTAACTCCATCCCTGGACTTTGCAAAATTGTGGTGAAAGTGGTGGATGTAAATGACAACAAACCAGAGATTAACATCAACCTGATGACACCTGGTAAAGAGGAGGTTGCCTACATTTCAGAGGGGGCCCCTGTGGACACCTTCATAGCTCTGGTGCGTGTTGACGACAGTGATGCAGGCCTCAATGGTGAGGTTATTTGCAGGCTGCACGGCCACGGCCACTTCAGACTCCAGAAGACCTACGAGAAGAATTACATGATCCTCACTAACATCTCGTTGGACAGGGAGAAGAGGTCAGAGTACAGCCTGACTGTCATAGCTGAGGACAGGGGCTCTCCTAGTCTCTCCAccatcaaacattttactgttcaGGTGTTGGATGAAAATGACAATCCTCCACGTTTCGAGAAGAGCCACTATGAGGTCTTCAAATCAGAGAACAACTCACCAGGAGCATATCTGATGACTGTGGTGGCATCAGATCCAGATCTGGGCACCAATGGCCAGGTCACCTACACCATCATAGATGCCCTGGTCCAAGGGAGCCCTATCTCCACCTATGTCACCATTGATCCCTCCAATGGCGCCATCTATGCCTTACGCAGCTTTGACCATGAAGACGTCAGCCGAATCGCCTTCACTATTCAGGCACGTGATGGGGGAAACCCTTCACTGTCCACGAACACCACCGTCCTTCTAACTGTTTTGGATGAAAATGACAACCCCCCCATCATCCACTCCCCCTCCCTCCAGAATCACACCGCTGAGCTTCTGGTGTGGAAGTATGCATCACCGGGTCAGCTGATAACTGCGCTTAAAGTCACAGACCGTGATGCTGGTGCCAATGGAGAGCTGAGCTGCGCCATTGTTGGTGGCAATGAGGATATGCTGTTTGTGATGGATGCCCGGCGATGTGAGCTCAGAACCAATGCCAGCCTGGAACAGGCACCTCGGGATGTGATGGAGCTGAAGGTAGAAGTGCAAGACAGGGGCACCAGTCGGCTGTCCACAGGCGCCCTCCTCAGGCTCTCCCTGCAGGAGACCATGGACATCCTCCCCCCTCTCTACCCCACTGGCACCAGCCAAGGCTCACTGGATCTCTCCCTCATAGTCATCATCTCTCTAGGTGCTGTTTGTGCTCTACTACTCATCGTCATGGTGATGTTTGCCACCACCCGCTGCaccagagagaagaaagacCCCAGACATAACTACAACTGCCGTGTGGCAGAAAACAGCTACCAGAACCACCCCAAGAAGCCTGCCAGGCAGATCCACAAAGCAGACATCACCCTGGTCCCAACTGTCAATGGGACTCTGCCTGTCCGGGCACACCCACGCTCCCCGTCAGCCTCTCCAGCACCTGAGAGGGGCACCCTGGGTAGCAGGCAGAGCCATCATAGCCGCCAGTCCCTCAACAGCCTGGTCACCATCTCCTCCAACCATGTTCCAGAGAATTTTGCCCTGGAGCTGGCCCACGCCACACCTCCTGTAGAG CAAGTCTCACAGCTTCTGTCCATGCTCCATCAGGGTCAGTACCAGCCACGACCAAGCTTCAGAGGCAACAAATACACCAGGAGCTACAG ATATGCCTTGAATGAGATGGATAAGTTCAGTCTGAAGGACAGCGGTCGTGGAGACAGTGAGGCTGGGGACAGCGACTACGAGCCTGGCAGGGAGTCACCCATGGACAGGCTCCTTG CTATGAGGCTCTGCACAGAGGAGTGTCGTGTTCTGGGTCACTCAGATCAGTGCTGGATGCCCCCCTTGGCCTCACCAGCCTCATCATCCTCCGACTACCGGAGCAACCTCTATATCCCAGGGGAAGAAGCCCGCCAAGTAACTGACCTCTCGCAGGAAAAGACCCCACAGCCCTGCACAGACACTGTGACTGCCCGGAACCAGAGCTTCTCCACCTTCGGCAAGGACCTGGGCGGTGAGGacggtggagaggaggaggggggagaggacaGCAGGGGGGACAGAGATGAAGACCTGTGTGGGACCACCTCACTGTTGTCAGAGATGAGCAGCGTGTTCCAGAGGTTGCTACCCCAGGGTCTGGACTCCTTTGTCCAGGTCAACGAGAAAGACAAAGGGACAAGTCTGAGTGGTGTGGGTGTGCCTATGACTGGGTCTTTGGATCGCAGGAGGGGCCATCTGCCTGGCAAGCCCAGCCCCTCTGTTCACCAGCAAGGCGTGGCAGCCTGGGCTGCCAATACCCACTTCCAGAACCCGGGAAGCAGCATCGGTCCATCTGGCCATCACCAGGGTGGCAGCTACCACACCCTGAAACCCAGCACCAAGCTCAGCTCCCAGAGCGGCAACCACAAGGGCTCGCAGGCACCCAAAAACAGTCCTCAGAACAGCGGCCACCCCTGTAAACCCCACAGTAGCCCTCTGCTCACAGCACTGGTCAGTCCCACTCTGATGCAGCATTCCCCAGCCCCTGTGCCAGTACAAGTGCCGCTCCCCGGGCCCTCCTCCAAGTGGTTGCCTGCGATGGAGGAGATCCCAGAGAATTACGAGGAGGACGATTTTGACTCTGTGCTCAGCCACCTTCAGGGCAAACGCAGTGACAGCAGACATGAGCTGGTGGATGCCAGCGAGCTGGTGGCTGAAATCAACAAACTTTTGCAGGATGTACGGCAGAGCTAG